A genomic segment from Zygotorulaspora mrakii chromosome 1, complete sequence encodes:
- the RBL2 gene encoding Rbl2p (similar to Saccharomyces cerevisiae RBL2 (YOR265W); ancestral locus Anc_8.714) — translation MAPTQLEIKVRALQRLIKEECYYKQEIKEQEKHVENLKNDKNVDPYDLKKQEEVRDDTVKLLPTMYRKIEEFKNNLEEFLETYEGGDELDDAKATIGEADQLLKDNRL, via the coding sequence ATGGCACCTACTCAATTAGAGATCAAGGTTAGGGCCCTCCAAAGACTAATCAAAGAGGAATGTTACTACAAGCAAGAGATAAAAGAACAAGAGAAACATGTCgagaacttgaaaaatgacaaaaacGTCGATCCATATGATCTCAAGAAGCAGGAAGAAGTGAGAGATGATACCGTTAAACTTTTACCAACCATGTACaggaaaattgaagagtTCAAGAATAATCTGGAGGAGTTTTTGGAGACATATGAAGGTGGCGATGAGCTAGATGATGCTAAAGCTACCATCGGGGAAGCTGACCAATTGCTGAAAGATAATAGATTATGA
- the PNT1 gene encoding Pnt1p (similar to Saccharomyces cerevisiae PNT1 (YOR266W); ancestral locus Anc_8.715), which produces MLFAAVRRQRVLQYHPVLRLHFSSGFIDVDKFQESLRLNKTLSKLKDAHSNGAIQIVKDIYPENSNEVNSDRSLPMCKFLKDEIFAKTENELIQQWRKPLVKWFRLGVYCMKYYRDGIKNTYLTYKETRELLNKYERQSKTPLITRMYQNIEYNEIKNRNIKGQNKIEPLPISRKDYVESFRRRQIWKLPVLIITLVLFEELTAVLFYFFPKIAPHNCLTPGGFFKVTQSLRKLSPIGDTLKYQSPYGLSKKPLFFILRNSTTIQLPKWKLKLYEKLDNRKIPCETLARIHQYIFVDDWLLLQYFLHKPVAKISYKELVNCIWERQLYYLEEDLNYMVNNDEGRRVLLWRLFIYWSFRFDGTITVGSGQLFSEKWGINNVSILNFSGMKDNMLVTRNDLNNLDGVDVCK; this is translated from the coding sequence ATGCTTTTTGCAGCTGTAAGGCGCCAAAGGGTTCTTCAGTACCATCCAGTATTGAGATTGCATTTCTCTTCCGGATTCATTGATgttgataaatttcaagagTCATTGAGGCTCAACAAGACACTATCGAAACTAAAAGATGCACATTCAAATGGTGCTATCCAAATTGTTAAAGACATTTATCCAGAGAATTCAAATGAGGTGAATTCAGATAGATCATTGCCGATGTGTAAATTTCTAAAGGATGAAATCTTTGCCAAAACAGAGAATGAGCTAATACAACAATGGAGAAAACCGCTCGTAAAATGGTTTCGACTTGGAGTTTACTGCATGAAATACTACAGGGATGGTATCAAAAATACCTATTTAACCTACAAGGAGACGAGAGAACTGTTGaataaatatgaaagaCAGTCCAAGACTCCTTTAATAACACGAATGTATCAAAATATAGAGTATAATGAGATTAAAAATCGCAATATTAAAGGacaaaacaaaattgaGCCTCTTCCAATAAGCAGAAAAGACTATGTTGAATCTTTCCGAAGGCGTCAAATATGGAAATTGCCAGTATTAATAATAACATTGGTACTATTTGAGGAACTTACTGCTGTGCTATTCTATTTTTTCCCAAAAATTGCTCCCCATAATTGCTTAACACCTGGTGGATTTTTTAAGGTAACACAATCTCTTCGAAAACTTAGCCCAATTGGCGACACATTGAAATATCAGTCACCGTATGGACTATCTAAGAAACCgttgttttttattttgagGAACAGCACTACAATTCAATTACCAAAGTGGAAACTCAAGCtgtatgaaaaattggacAATAGAAAGATTCCTTGCGAAACACTAGCGCGCATTCACcagtatatttttgttgatgattGGTTACTGCTTCAGTACTTTTTACACAAACCTGTGGCAAAGATAAGCTATAAAGAACTTGTTAACTGTATTTGGGAAAGACAGTTATATTATTTGGAGGAGGATTTGAATTATATGGTGAACAACGACGAAGGTAGACGGGTTTTACTCTGGAgacttttcatttattgGTCTTTTAGGTTTGATGGAACTATAACAGTAGGGAGTGGGCAGCTCTTTTCAGAGAAATGGGGGATCAATAATGTTTCTATCCTTAACTTTT